One Nostoc punctiforme PCC 73102 DNA window includes the following coding sequences:
- a CDS encoding ATP-binding protein: MGKVAWMLIATPFTTVQSWWRKTFSAPTTDETTTLYRAWRNRFLWQRLRLWLWLALICLLSFTLRDIHGFFFSLKELESLPEILRTQRLVINIAMLLSILICFALHKTKLGRNRPDLLFLGSSWAISLASQLFATLRGFALPDAIGWSLLFLSQAILMPVCWIVHLLSQVGVLVYYFGVNTVLGLKTPVPEHPEIYSVTFLLYIFWFCAICDIGVYLYDRLQRSEFYARQELESAYQKLKVAETKYRSIFENAVEGIFQSSPDGHYITANPALARIYGYSLAEEVTANSTVIQQLYVDPNRRAEFVRLMEKYGSVSEFESQIYRRDGSIVWISEKAYAVRDEQGKLLYYEGLIEDITQRKQTEEELRVFFHAVSHDLRNPVLGTLMVLKNLLARPEENISISRSILERMIQSSDRQLNLINSLMEAHVSEVQGVVVQRQPVQLLTVVEAAIADLEPLLEQNQAKLTNLVSADLPLVNADPTQLWRVFSNLIVNALKHNPPGLLLTINATREGEMIYCTVSDKGVGISQQQSDRLFDLYFRGANIRNSVSLGLGLYLCKQIINAHGGEIGVNSVLDAGATFWFTLPIS; the protein is encoded by the coding sequence ATGGGCAAAGTTGCTTGGATGCTAATAGCTACTCCATTTACAACAGTGCAAAGCTGGTGGAGAAAAACCTTTTCTGCACCCACAACAGATGAAACCACTACTCTTTACAGAGCTTGGCGTAACCGTTTTTTGTGGCAGAGATTGCGTTTATGGTTATGGCTGGCGCTGATTTGTTTGTTGTCTTTTACTTTGCGAGACATTCACGGCTTTTTCTTCTCTTTAAAAGAGTTGGAAAGTCTGCCAGAAATACTTCGAACTCAACGCCTTGTAATCAATATTGCAATGCTCCTGAGTATACTGATCTGCTTTGCCTTGCATAAAACTAAATTAGGTCGTAATCGTCCAGATTTATTATTTTTGGGGTCTTCTTGGGCAATTAGTCTCGCATCACAGTTATTTGCCACCCTGAGAGGTTTCGCACTACCCGATGCTATCGGTTGGTCACTGCTCTTCTTGAGCCAAGCTATATTAATGCCAGTCTGCTGGATTGTTCACTTGCTGTCTCAAGTGGGTGTGCTAGTTTACTATTTTGGTGTAAATACGGTGCTTGGGCTAAAGACACCAGTCCCCGAACACCCAGAAATATATAGTGTGACATTTCTTTTATACATTTTTTGGTTCTGTGCTATATGTGACATTGGTGTTTATCTATACGATCGCCTGCAACGCTCTGAATTTTACGCTCGTCAAGAACTGGAATCTGCCTACCAAAAACTCAAGGTTGCAGAAACTAAATATCGTAGTATTTTTGAAAACGCCGTTGAAGGGATTTTTCAAAGCAGTCCCGATGGACATTACATTACAGCAAATCCGGCTTTAGCACGCATTTATGGCTACTCCTTAGCGGAGGAAGTGACAGCAAATTCTACTGTTATTCAACAATTGTACGTCGATCCAAACCGCCGCGCCGAATTTGTGCGTCTGATGGAAAAGTATGGCAGCGTTTCCGAGTTTGAGTCTCAAATTTATCGCCGAGACGGGAGTATTGTCTGGATTTCAGAAAAAGCCTACGCAGTGCGTGACGAACAGGGAAAACTGCTTTACTACGAAGGTTTGATTGAAGACATTACCCAGCGCAAACAAACCGAAGAAGAACTACGAGTATTTTTCCATGCAGTTTCCCACGACTTACGTAACCCAGTACTGGGTACTTTAATGGTGCTGAAAAATTTGCTCGCACGTCCAGAGGAAAATATTTCGATTTCCCGCTCAATTTTAGAGCGGATGATTCAAAGTAGCGATCGCCAACTGAACTTAATTAATTCGTTGATGGAAGCTCATGTCAGTGAAGTGCAAGGTGTTGTTGTGCAACGTCAGCCTGTACAATTACTGACAGTTGTCGAAGCTGCGATCGCCGATTTGGAACCATTGCTAGAGCAAAATCAAGCCAAGCTGACAAACCTGGTATCCGCAGATTTGCCATTAGTGAATGCAGATCCCACCCAACTATGGCGAGTTTTTTCTAACTTAATTGTCAATGCTCTCAAACACAATCCTCCTGGATTGCTATTGACAATTAACGCTACCCGTGAAGGTGAGATGATTTATTGTACTGTTAGTGATAAGGGTGTAGGCATTAGTCAACAACAAAGCGATCGGCTTTTTGACCTTTACTTTCGGGGTGCAAATATCCGCAATTCTGTAAGTTTGGGATTGGGCTTATATTTATGTAAGCAAATCATCAATGCTCACGGCGGCGAAATTGGGGTGAACAGTGTATTGGATGCAGGGGCAACCTTCTGGTTTACATTACCTATTAGCTGA